CATCAATTGTTCCGAAAAACAAGGCGCAAGCAAAGGTGGACGCGGATCTAACTTTGCTAGAAACCGATCATAAAAACCGCCGCCATACCCGATTCTTCCTCCCTTACGATCAAAACCGACACCCGGCATGACGATGAGATCGATTTCACTCGGGTCAACCTGTTTTGAACGCAGCGGATCAGGTTCTAAAATACCGTAAACGCCAGGTTGGAGTTGGTCCCATCGTTCAAAATAGTAAAGTGTCATCTGTTTATTTTTCATATCGGCAAGTGGAATAGCGACCTGTTTCCCATCCGCTAACGCCTGTTCTAGCAAAGAACGTAGATCTATCTCATGGTCAAACGGTACAAAGCTAAATAACAGCTTAGATTTCTGATAGAGAGTATTACGCAAGATCTGTTCAACAATCAACGATGACTTCGCTTGTCGAACGTCAGCTGGCATTTCCCCGCGTCTTGTTAAAATTTGTTTTCTTATTTCCTTCTTTATCAAGAAGAAACCCCCTTTCCTCTTCTACTTTTATGAATGGAATATGATAAACTAGAATGGTAATCTGACTTGAGGTGACAACCATGATTTTATTACAAACGGTTAACGTTTCCAAATCGTTTGGAGCGGATCCGATTCTTTCAGATATTAGTTTACAAATCCAAACGGGAGATCGGATCGGCCTCGTCGGTGTGAATGGAGCCGGAAAATCCACACTACTTAAAATAATAACAGGGCAAATGTTACCCGATCAAGGCGAAGTCCGGAAATCGCGGGATATTCAACTCATATACTTAGCCCAGGATAGCGGCCTTGAATCTGACAAAACGATCTGGGATGAAATGATCTCGGTTTTTGCGGCGCTCCAAGAGAAAGAAAGAGAATTACGCGAGATTGAAGCGAGTATGGGGCAAAAAATGTCCGAACAAGACCATGAGCGGCTTTTGCAACAGTACGCCATTTTATCGGAGGAGTTCTCCGATGCGGGCGGCTACCAATATGAGGCGAATATTCGCGGCGTGTTACACGGTCTCCGTTTTTATGAAGACGATTACGGCGCCCAAATCTCTTCCCTCAGCGGCGGACAAAAGACACGTTTAGCTTTATGCAAGTTGTTGCTTACCCAACCAGAAGTGCTCGTCCTGGATGAACCGACAAACTACCTTGACATTGAAACGCTAACCTGGATGGAACGATATCTGCATCATTATTCCGGGGCTGTTTTAGTCGTCTCGCATGATCGCTACTTCCTAGACGCGCTTGTCACAATGATCTATGAGATCGAACGAACCCAATGTCAACGCTTTGTCGGCAATTACACAAAGTATTTAGAACAAAAGGCCGAGCAAATTCAACGACAAATGGCCACATTTGAAAAGCAACAAGCGGAAATTAACCGGATGGAGGATTTTATCGCCCGAAACATCGCGCGCGCCTCAACAACTGGACGGGCTCAGAGTCGCAGAAGAATGCTAGATAAGATCGATCGAGTCGAACGACCTATTTCCGCGGAGAGAAGGGTTCATTTTACGTTTGATATTGATCGCGTCAGCGGCAACGAGGTGCTCAAGATAAATAATCTTTCCATTGGATATCCGTTGAACACATTAAGTTCAGGGCTTTCCTTTGATATCAATCGCGGTGAACGCGTCGCATTATTAGGTCCGAATGGGATCGGTAAATCAACGCTTCTTAAAACAATCATCGGCGAGCTGTCGCCGCTCAAAGGCGATTTCCAACTCGGTTCGAACGTTTCAATCGGTTATTATGATCAGGAGCAACAGGAGCTTGATTCCGATAAAACGGTTCTTCATGAGTTGTGGGATGAATATCGTCAACTTACTGAACAGGAAATACGAACGGTGCTTGGTAACTTCTTGTTTAGCGGTGACGATGTTTTAAAGAAAGTTTCTGCCCTTAGCGGCGGAGAAAAAGCGCGGATCAGCCTTGCTAAACTGATGCTGCAAAATTCCAACTTTCTGATCCTAGATGAGCCTACTAACCACCTGGACATTTACAGTAAAGAGGTGCTTGAAAACGCGTTAGAGGACTACCCCGGAACGATTTTATTCGTTTCTCACGATCGTTATTTTTTGAATCGAATGGCGACCAGAGTGATCGAATTATCTGCGAGCGGTTCCGCTAGTTATCTTGGTAACTATGATTACTATGTAGAGAAGAAACAAGAGTTAGATGAGTTAGGAAAACTTCCAGCGCCGAAAGAGAAAGCCCCTACCGCAGCCGAACAAGATTCAGATAAAAAGGCTACCGATAAAGAAGCTTTTTTTGCGGATAAAGAACAACAACGTATTGAAAGACAACGTAAACGAAAAATTGAAGAAGTGGAGCGCCAAATTGATTTGTTAGAATCCAAGATTAGTGACTTTGAACTTGAACTTTGTAAACCTGAAGTATTTGAAGATCCTTTAAGAGCTCTTGAAATTAATGAACAATTAGAATCCAAACAACAACAAGTAGAAGAGCTGATGTTTAAATGGGAA
This genomic window from Ammoniphilus oxalaticus contains:
- a CDS encoding 5-formyltetrahydrofolate cyclo-ligase, translated to MIKKEIRKQILTRRGEMPADVRQAKSSLIVEQILRNTLYQKSKLLFSFVPFDHEIDLRSLLEQALADGKQVAIPLADMKNKQMTLYYFERWDQLQPGVYGILEPDPLRSKQVDPSEIDLIVMPGVGFDRKGGRIGYGGGFYDRFLAKLDPRPPLLAPCFSEQLMEEAPMEEHDFRVDLIITEQETIICKK
- the abc-f gene encoding ribosomal protection-like ABC-F family protein — its product is MILLQTVNVSKSFGADPILSDISLQIQTGDRIGLVGVNGAGKSTLLKIITGQMLPDQGEVRKSRDIQLIYLAQDSGLESDKTIWDEMISVFAALQEKERELREIEASMGQKMSEQDHERLLQQYAILSEEFSDAGGYQYEANIRGVLHGLRFYEDDYGAQISSLSGGQKTRLALCKLLLTQPEVLVLDEPTNYLDIETLTWMERYLHHYSGAVLVVSHDRYFLDALVTMIYEIERTQCQRFVGNYTKYLEQKAEQIQRQMATFEKQQAEINRMEDFIARNIARASTTGRAQSRRRMLDKIDRVERPISAERRVHFTFDIDRVSGNEVLKINNLSIGYPLNTLSSGLSFDINRGERVALLGPNGIGKSTLLKTIIGELSPLKGDFQLGSNVSIGYYDQEQQELDSDKTVLHELWDEYRQLTEQEIRTVLGNFLFSGDDVLKKVSALSGGEKARISLAKLMLQNSNFLILDEPTNHLDIYSKEVLENALEDYPGTILFVSHDRYFLNRMATRVIELSASGSASYLGNYDYYVEKKQELDELGKLPAPKEKAPTAAEQDSDKKATDKEAFFADKEQQRIERQRKRKIEEVERQIDLLESKISDFELELCKPEVFEDPLRALEINEQLESKQQQVEELMFKWEQLQEEN